One region of Pogona vitticeps strain Pit_001003342236 chromosome 1, PviZW2.1, whole genome shotgun sequence genomic DNA includes:
- the LOC144586977 gene encoding protein eyes shut homolog — protein sequence MKLKTVIVVIILSIQGCIVNCQTFCKRNTTSEWQMQPKVHTVKWSLTQNICSDFYTKCWNVDSETNAIENVPLHYHQICPLQLQLGDTLFIISDPSFQPHGMNLANVSSEGFLQCPQQTDVPQKQLIFGCRLSGMHQVDPKWLGTGTHYFAEVPTQGPLLCKSGLRLNVTVKPHLCQSSPSAPFCSGRGKCLSHIWDEVYNCHCNQPFSGQFCQDYDVCVRKPCYNNASCIGKGKEGEHDNEPYRCICPPLFAGKNCSEIIGQCQPHSCQNGNCTDVSPNTYRCQCDKDFTGKTGICSHIKSIWI from the exons ATGAAGCTGAAGACAGTCATTGTAGTGATAATACTTTCCATTCAGGGCTGCATTGTCAATTGTCAGACATTTTGCAAAAGGAACACAACCTCAGAATGGCAAATGCAACCCAAAGTGCACACGGTGAAGTGGTCCCTGACCCAAAACATCTGCTCTGACTTCTATACCAAGTGCTGGAATGTCGATTCAGAAACGAATGCCATAGAAAATGTACCTCTGCATTATCATCAGATTTGCCCTCTCCAGCTTCAGTTGGGAGACACACTCTTCATTATTTCTGACCCATCTTTCCAGCCACATGGGATGAACTTGGCAAATGTTTCCTCGGAAGGATTTCTTCAGTGCCCTCAACAGACAGAtgtccctcagaagcagctgatCTTTGGTTGCAGGTTAAGTGGGATGCACCAGGTGGACCCCAAATGGCTTGGAACTGGTACCCATTACTTTGCAGAAGTCCCAACCCAAGGACCGCTTTTATGTAAGTCAGGACTTCGACTGAACGTCACAGTCAAGCCACACCTTTGCCAGTCGTCCCCAAGTGCCCCTTTTTGCTCTGGACGTGGCAAATGTCTAAGTCATATCTGGGATGAAGTATATAATTGCCACTGTAACCAGCCCTTTTCAGGACAATTCTGCCAAGACTATGATGTGTGTGTCCGAAAACCCTGCTACAACAATGCCTCCTGCATTGGCAAAGGCAAAGAAGGAGAACATGACAATGAGCCCTACAGATGTATATGCCCCCCATTGTTTGCAG gGAAAAACTGTTCAGAAATAATTGGTCAATGCCAGCCACACAGCTGCCAGAATGGCAACTGCACCGACGTGTCTCCAAACACATATAGATGTCAGTGTGATAAAGATTTCACAGGTAAGACAGGCATTTGTTCTCACATTAAAAGTATATGGATTTGA